One region of Peribacillus simplex genomic DNA includes:
- a CDS encoding heavy metal translocating P-type ATPase, translated as MTTDTKHLTQPATCKTSWLEKAKPHLELIAALFSGLLIVLGWALSKNGMESTSIVIYLASFLIGGYAKAKEGIEDTIADRELNVEMLMIFAAIGSAIIGYWTEGAILIFIFALSGALETYTMNKSHKEISALMDLQPEEALRITKGYEETVSVSHLLVGDLILVKPGERVPSDGKITDGRTNLDEAAITGESIPVSKSLDDEVFAGTVNLRGTITVEITKPASETLFQKIITLVQSAQSEKSPSQLFIERFEGTYVKVVLTVVGLMMFVPHFILGWSWTETFYRAMILLVVASPCALVASIMPATLSAISNGARHGILFKGGIHLENLGNLQAIALDKTGTLTKGKPEVTDVIIREDLSEEDFLFHVASVENYSNHPLATSIVRYAKTKLQKDIIKPDNMEDISGNGVQAYFKGMLWQVGKAGFVGRSEAERFKNGIALTFAEQGKTIVYAKDDLGIAGIITLKDVVREEAIVAIEALKNEGIHTVMLTGDGEKTAKAIASETHIDAYIAECLPETKVNEVKKLKENFGTVAMVGDGINDAPALATASVGIAMGEGTDVALETADVVLMKNDLPRIAEAVKLSKKMNRIIKQNVIFSISVIMILIASNFLQFLDLPYGVIGHEGSTILVILNSLRLLRN; from the coding sequence ATGACTACAGATACTAAACATTTAACCCAACCGGCTACATGCAAAACCTCTTGGTTGGAAAAGGCAAAACCTCATTTAGAACTTATTGCTGCATTATTCAGCGGTTTATTAATAGTTTTGGGCTGGGCTCTTTCAAAGAACGGAATGGAGTCCACTTCCATAGTCATATACTTAGCCTCTTTCCTGATTGGCGGATACGCCAAGGCAAAAGAAGGCATAGAAGATACGATTGCCGACCGGGAATTGAATGTTGAGATGCTGATGATTTTTGCCGCCATCGGTTCTGCGATTATCGGATACTGGACGGAAGGTGCCATATTGATTTTCATCTTCGCTTTAAGCGGTGCGCTTGAGACATACACGATGAATAAAAGCCATAAAGAGATTTCGGCGCTTATGGACTTACAGCCAGAAGAAGCGCTGCGCATCACTAAAGGATATGAAGAGACCGTATCCGTTTCCCATTTGCTTGTCGGGGATTTGATTTTAGTGAAACCAGGTGAGAGAGTTCCTTCTGATGGAAAAATCACGGACGGCCGTACCAATCTAGATGAAGCGGCCATCACTGGTGAATCCATACCAGTCAGCAAATCCTTGGATGATGAAGTTTTTGCGGGAACGGTTAATCTCCGTGGGACGATTACCGTGGAAATTACCAAACCAGCAAGTGAAACATTATTTCAAAAAATAATCACTCTCGTTCAATCCGCACAAAGCGAAAAGTCCCCTTCCCAGCTGTTCATTGAACGGTTTGAAGGGACTTATGTAAAAGTCGTATTGACAGTTGTCGGCTTGATGATGTTCGTACCACATTTCATATTGGGCTGGAGCTGGACCGAAACATTCTACAGAGCGATGATCCTGCTCGTTGTCGCTTCTCCTTGTGCCCTTGTGGCATCAATAATGCCAGCTACACTTTCTGCCATTTCAAATGGCGCCCGCCATGGCATTTTATTTAAAGGCGGCATCCATCTTGAGAATCTAGGAAATCTACAGGCTATTGCCCTAGATAAAACCGGAACACTGACAAAAGGTAAACCAGAGGTAACGGATGTTATTATCCGCGAAGATTTAAGCGAAGAAGATTTCTTATTTCATGTTGCTTCTGTTGAAAATTATTCAAACCACCCTTTGGCAACATCAATCGTACGTTATGCTAAAACGAAGTTGCAAAAGGACATCATTAAACCGGATAACATGGAAGATATCTCAGGTAATGGGGTTCAAGCTTATTTCAAAGGCATGCTTTGGCAAGTCGGAAAAGCTGGTTTCGTCGGCCGGAGCGAAGCCGAACGATTCAAAAACGGCATTGCGCTGACATTTGCTGAACAAGGCAAGACAATTGTTTATGCTAAAGATGATCTTGGGATTGCCGGTATAATCACTTTGAAAGATGTCGTGCGTGAAGAAGCGATCGTTGCCATCGAAGCTTTGAAAAATGAGGGGATCCATACCGTCATGCTGACAGGTGATGGTGAAAAAACCGCTAAAGCGATTGCGTCGGAGACCCATATTGATGCATATATTGCCGAGTGCCTACCTGAAACCAAAGTGAATGAAGTGAAAAAGCTGAAAGAAAATTTTGGTACAGTAGCAATGGTTGGGGATGGCATCAATGATGCACCTGCACTGGCAACAGCTTCCGTTGGAATTGCAATGGGTGAAGGCACGGATGTTGCCTTGGAGACAGCTGATGTTGTTCTGATGAAGAATGACCTCCCGCGTATCGCGGAAGCCGTCAAATTATCCAAGAAGATGAATCGAATCATCAAACAAAACGTCATTTTCTCGATCTCGGTCATCATGATTCTGATAGCATCCAATTTCCTTCAATTCCTGGACCTTCCATATGGTGTCATTGGCCATGAAGGAAGCACAATCCTTGTTATATTGAATAGCTTAAGACTTTTGAGAAACTAA
- a CDS encoding YihY/virulence factor BrkB family protein, giving the protein MASKKEWLKGSFFKTFIKRLQMDDVSGLAAQLSYFFLLSLFPLLIFLFTLLAYLPFSQEDILNTISTYAPAGSMKIIEANLSEVMEANSTLLSFGVIGTIWSASNGMNAIIKAFNQAYGVKESRTFFISRGMSILLTLAMIFVFIVVLLLPIFGKQIGVFLFAEIGQSDEFLIIWNQLRWVISTLVFLIVFTILYWIAPNKRLKCLTVLPGSIFATAGWSLVSLLFSFYVENFANYSATYGSLGGIIVLMVWFYLSGLIIILGGEINALLSEKENPECK; this is encoded by the coding sequence ATGGCCAGTAAAAAAGAATGGCTGAAAGGCTCATTCTTCAAGACATTCATAAAACGGTTACAGATGGATGATGTGTCGGGACTTGCCGCACAGCTGTCTTATTTCTTTTTGCTTTCCCTGTTTCCTTTACTTATTTTTTTGTTCACTTTATTGGCCTATCTGCCATTTTCCCAAGAAGATATTTTAAATACTATAAGTACATATGCACCCGCGGGTTCGATGAAAATAATTGAGGCTAACCTCTCGGAAGTGATGGAAGCGAATAGTACTTTATTGTCGTTTGGTGTCATTGGAACCATATGGTCAGCCTCGAATGGGATGAATGCAATCATTAAAGCATTTAATCAAGCATATGGTGTAAAAGAAAGTCGAACTTTCTTTATTTCCCGGGGAATGTCGATTCTTCTCACTTTAGCGATGATTTTTGTGTTTATTGTCGTTTTATTGCTTCCGATATTCGGAAAACAGATCGGAGTATTCCTATTTGCTGAAATTGGACAATCCGATGAGTTTCTAATCATTTGGAATCAACTGCGCTGGGTGATCAGCACGCTTGTATTTTTAATAGTGTTCACGATCCTTTATTGGATTGCGCCCAACAAAAGACTGAAATGCCTAACCGTATTGCCTGGTTCTATCTTTGCAACGGCAGGATGGAGCCTCGTTTCCCTTTTGTTTTCTTTTTATGTGGAGAATTTTGCTAATTATTCGGCGACATATGGAAGTCTTGGAGGAATAATCGTATTAATGGTCTGGTTTTATTTATCTGGGCTCATCATCATACTGGGCGGGGAAATAAATGCCCTGTTAAGTGAAAAGGAAAATCCAGAATGTAAATGA
- a CDS encoding IS1182 family transposase, producing MLSKHDSIQRDQLEMITLDQLVPPNHLVRKLEAAIDFTFIYDLVKDMYSEVGRPSIDPVILVKLTFIQYTFGIRSMRKTIEEVETNMAYRWFLGYGFHDKVPHFSTFGKNYERRFKDTDLFEQIFYRILMTAANKKLISAEHVFVDSTHVKASANKRKFEKKIVRKETRAYQGRLQEEINQDRENHGKKPFPSDKFDKEETKEIKESTTDSESGYYVKDERTKQFAYSFHAAVDRNGFILGTIVTPGNIHDSQILEPLVEQVIEKIGKPEAVAADAAYKTPAITSYLFNKEIIPALPYTRPRTKEGFFRKQDYVYDEHFDCYLCPSGELLKYSTTNKEGYREYKSPKHTCATCSFLSQCTESKDHQKVVTRHIWQTHVEEADHLRHHQDVKTIYAKRKETIERVFADAKEKHGMRWTTLRGLKKLSMQAMLTFAAINLKKMANWTWGGPKMA from the coding sequence ATGCTTTCGAAACATGATTCTATTCAGCGAGATCAACTTGAAATGATTACGTTAGATCAACTGGTGCCACCGAACCATTTGGTTCGTAAACTAGAGGCTGCCATTGACTTCACTTTCATTTATGACTTGGTGAAAGATATGTATTCAGAGGTAGGACGCCCAAGTATTGATCCAGTTATTTTAGTTAAACTGACATTCATTCAATATACCTTCGGTATTCGTTCCATGCGTAAAACGATTGAAGAAGTTGAAACTAATATGGCTTACCGTTGGTTCTTAGGCTATGGTTTCCATGATAAAGTACCTCATTTCTCTACGTTTGGGAAAAATTATGAGCGACGCTTTAAAGATACAGACCTGTTTGAACAGATTTTCTATCGCATTTTAATGACAGCTGCTAATAAAAAGTTAATAAGTGCTGAACACGTTTTCGTGGATTCCACACATGTGAAAGCCAGTGCGAATAAACGGAAATTTGAAAAGAAAATCGTTCGTAAAGAAACACGAGCGTATCAAGGGCGTCTTCAAGAAGAAATCAATCAAGATCGTGAAAACCATGGAAAGAAGCCTTTTCCATCAGATAAATTTGATAAAGAAGAGACCAAAGAGATTAAAGAAAGTACAACGGATTCTGAGAGTGGCTACTATGTGAAAGATGAACGAACAAAACAGTTTGCCTATTCATTCCACGCGGCCGTAGACCGCAACGGTTTTATATTGGGAACGATTGTAACACCTGGAAATATACATGACAGTCAGATCTTAGAGCCACTAGTTGAACAAGTGATTGAGAAAATTGGAAAACCAGAAGCCGTTGCCGCAGATGCAGCTTATAAAACACCAGCGATTACAAGCTACCTTTTTAACAAAGAAATCATACCGGCTTTACCTTATACACGTCCTCGCACCAAAGAAGGATTTTTCCGCAAACAGGACTATGTATACGATGAACATTTTGATTGTTACCTTTGTCCTTCGGGAGAGCTATTAAAGTACTCAACAACCAATAAAGAGGGCTATCGCGAGTATAAATCACCCAAACACACTTGTGCGACATGCTCATTTTTATCTCAGTGTACAGAAAGCAAAGACCATCAAAAAGTGGTGACACGGCATATTTGGCAAACACATGTGGAAGAAGCAGATCATCTGCGTCATCATCAAGATGTAAAAACTATATATGCGAAACGTAAAGAAACGATTGAGCGTGTATTCGCAGATGCAAAAGAAAAGCATGGTATGCGTTGGACAACTTTAAGGGGACTTAAAAAATTGTCGATGCAGGCGATGCTTACTTTCGCTGCCATTAATTTAAAGAAGATGGCCAATTGGACATGGGGAGGTCCAAAAATGGCCTAA
- a CDS encoding YtxH domain-containing protein — MSNIREEYKCAKKSKFMQAVFIGALVGAAVSLFDKNTRYSVLENSKSCLSNMKELVKNPNGVLSQVRETSSKVRSTVEKISDDVSFISQKVEEMKDIPSQVAQVVIETKEVFAAEPEDSTSSQDPQGRVSSN, encoded by the coding sequence ATGAGCAACATTCGAGAAGAATATAAATGTGCCAAGAAAAGTAAATTTATGCAAGCGGTCTTTATCGGGGCGTTAGTAGGGGCTGCAGTAAGCCTTTTTGATAAAAATACGCGTTATTCGGTATTGGAAAACAGCAAAAGTTGCTTGAGTAATATGAAAGAATTAGTGAAGAATCCCAATGGGGTACTTTCACAAGTACGTGAAACATCATCTAAGGTCCGTTCCACTGTAGAAAAAATTTCTGATGATGTATCATTCATTTCCCAAAAGGTGGAGGAAATGAAAGATATTCCATCGCAAGTTGCGCAAGTGGTGATAGAGACGAAGGAAGTCTTTGCTGCAGAGCCGGAAGATTCGACTTCAAGTCAGGATCCGCAAGGACGGGTTTCCTCAAATTAA